One segment of Etheostoma cragini isolate CJK2018 chromosome 23, CSU_Ecrag_1.0, whole genome shotgun sequence DNA contains the following:
- the si:dkey-14d8.1 gene encoding zinc finger protein 599 isoform X2 encodes MEKRSDTTGVGGYLPLSSLRLMASPLQLTYSYIWQVIRQRNVKQYGKVEEFVTMVTQTVPELISFKQTAQLILGLRARVILDLLHKDGPPDSRAIQTLINKLKVSASSGDLEVEKSQTNFMVLVQNLLKNPAERKQFFKEVFPVQYGIKFDTALQALTAGLVCKLEQVLPVPNLSQLGAMIAAEPSVLEACGGFIPDAVDLKTLLLHQQAKGLLGVRATISSSVGNCVLSSLAFRPKPVEPPPPPPPAPPAPETPKQLVVPLNETSPASLSDPEDLGMMSDESDSPADAATGPQGGGRCSHKTADGSAAKEKSVPTGQGENLVQEKSCTLKPPATTLKSGEGGAAPEALDKPEPQEPPLKSIPFRVVQTQMKPASALQNAGNAGTKDGQKPQTQRVTLHQWVSQIATNSLSLPALPPLPPARFSADDDTKPSIRRKKQIRPPADRFTCSVCDKSFPYQSKLMDHERIHTGEKPFMCTACNKSFRTQAFLNNHLKTHSTVRPYACGQCGKCFTKLQSLTKHMLAHSGQKPFYCDICNKGFTQSTYFKRHMECHTSQMTFPCKQCNKSFPTAFKLSNHERWHTRDRPHMCERCGKRFLVPSLLKRHMGYHIGDRQYLCSQCGKTFVYLSDLKRHQQDHVPKAKIPCPVCQKKFSSKYCLRVHLRIHTRERPYRCSICDKTFTQVGNLKVHIRLHTNERPFSCDVCGKTYKLASHLNVHKRTHTCKKPWTCETCGKGFSVPGLLKKHEQLHTRDANPDFPAKRRHRGKHKKQSLKRKFDEEEEGSDDY; translated from the exons ATGGAGAAACGGTCTGATACCACAG GTGTTGGAGGTTACCTTCCCCTGTCCTCCCTTCGCTTGATGGCTTCCCCTCTGCAGCTGACATACTCGTACATATGGCAGGTCATACGGCAGAGAAATGTGAAGCAGTACGGGAAAGTGGAGGAGTTTGTAACCATGGTGACGCAGACTGTTCCTGAGCTCATAAGCTTTAAGCAGACTGCACAGCTCATCTTGGGGTTGAGAGCAAGG GTCATTTTGGATTTGCTTCACAAAGACGGCCCACCAGATTCTAGGGCCATTCAAACTCTCATAAATAAGTTGAAGGTCTCTGCATCTTCAGGG GATCTAGAGGTGGAGAAATCTCAAACAAACTTCATGGTGCTGGTCCAGAATCTGCTTAAAAACCCTGCTGAGAGGAAGCAATTCTTCAAG GAAGTGTTCCCTGTCCAGTACGGCATAAAGTTCGATACAGCGCTTCAGGCTCTCACTGCAGGTCTGGTGTGCAAGCTGGAGCAAGTTCTTCCTGTTCCCAATCTCTCCCAG CTCGGTGCCATGATCGCAGCGGAGCCCTCGGTCCTGGAGGCATGTGGAGGCTTCATCCCAGACGCCGTGGACCTCAAGACTCTCCTCCTGCACCAGCAGGCCAAGGGACTCCTTGGTGTCAGAG caacCATCTCGTCTTCGGTGGGCAACTGTGTGCTCTCTTCACTCGCCTTTCGGCCCAAACCAGTAGaaccaccacccccaccaccacccgcACCACCAGCACCAGAAACCCCGAAGCAATTAGTGGTCCCCCTCAACGAAACCAGCCCAGCCTCCCTCAGTGACCCTGAAGACTTGGGAATGATGTCGGATGAGTCTGACAGCCCAGCAGACGCTGCCACTGGGCCACAGGGCGGAGGGCGGTGCAGTCATAAAACAGCTGATGGCAGTGCTGCGAAGGAAAAGAGTGTCCCAACAGGTCAGGGAGAGAATTTGGTGCAAGAGAAAAGTTGCACACTGAAACCGCCTGCCACAACTCTTAAAAGTGGAGAGGGGGGTGCAGCGCCAGAAGCACTAGATAAACCGGAACCACAGGAGCCACCCTTAAAATCGATCCCTTTTCGAGTAGTTCAAACGCAGATGAAACCCGCCTCCGCCTTACAGAATGCAGGCAATGCGGGAACAAAAGATGGCCAAAAGCCTCAGACTCAGCGAGTCACGTTGCATCAGTGGGTGTCACAGATAGCCACCAACTCGCTCTCGCTCCCAGCGCTGCCACCACTTCCTCCAGCCAGGTTTAGTGCAGATGATGACACGAAGCCAAGCATACGAAGAAAAAAGCAAATCCGGCCGCCCGCGGACAGATTCACTTGCAGCGTGTGTGACAAAAGCTTCCCTTATCAGTCCAAGCTAATGGACCACGAGCGCattcacacaggagagaagcctttCATGTGCACAGCATGCAACAAGAGCTTCCGGACCCAGGCGTTCCTCAACAACCACCTGAAGACCCACAGCACGGTGCGTCCTTACGCCTGCGGCCAGTGCGGGAAGTGTTTCACCAAATTGCAGAGCTTGACGAAGCACATGCTGGCCCACAGCGGTCAAAAGCCCTTCTACTGCGACATCTGCAACAAGGGCTTCACGCAGTCCACCTACTTCAAAAGGCACATGGAGTGCCACACGAGCCAGATGACGTTCCCCTGCAAGCAGTGCAACAAAAGCTTCCCCACGGCTTTCAAGCTGTCGAACCACGAGCGCTGGCACACCCGAGATCGCCCTCACATGTGCGAGCGCTGCGGGAAGAGATTCCTCGTCCCCAGCTTGTTGAAGAGACACATGGGCTACCACATTGGCGACCGTCAGTACCTCTGCTCCCAGTGCGGAAAGACCTTCGTCTATTTGTCTGACCTGAAGAGGCACCAGCAAGACCACGTGCCCAAAGCGAAGATTCCTTGTCCTGTTTGCCAAAAGAAGTTCTCAAGCAAGTACTGCCTGAGGGTCCACCTGAGGATCCACACCAGAGAGAGGCCCTACCGCTGCTCCATATGCGACAAGACCTTCACTCAGGTCGGGAATCTGAAGGTCCACATCAGGTTACACACCAACGAGCGTCCGTTCAGCTGTGACGTGTGCGGCAAGACCTACAAGCTGGCGTCCCACCTGAACGTCCACAAAAGGACTCACACGTGCAAGAAGCCCTGGACGTGCGAGACCTGCGGGAAGGGATTCTCCGTCCCCGGCCTCCTGAAGAAGCACGAGCAGCTGCATACGAGGGACGCGAACCCTGACTTCCCTGCTAAACGGAGACACAGGGGTAAGCACAAGAAGCAATCCCTCAAGAGGAAGTTtgacgaggaagaggagggtaGCGATGATTATTAA
- the si:dkey-14d8.1 gene encoding zinc finger protein 599 isoform X1: MEKRSDTTGVGGYLPLSSLRLMASPLQLTYSYIWQVIRQRNVKQYGKVEEFVTMVTQTVPELISFKQTAQLILGLRARVILDLLHKDGPPDSRAIQTLINKLKVSASSGKDLEVEKSQTNFMVLVQNLLKNPAERKQFFKEVFPVQYGIKFDTALQALTAGLVCKLEQVLPVPNLSQLGAMIAAEPSVLEACGGFIPDAVDLKTLLLHQQAKGLLGVRATISSSVGNCVLSSLAFRPKPVEPPPPPPPAPPAPETPKQLVVPLNETSPASLSDPEDLGMMSDESDSPADAATGPQGGGRCSHKTADGSAAKEKSVPTGQGENLVQEKSCTLKPPATTLKSGEGGAAPEALDKPEPQEPPLKSIPFRVVQTQMKPASALQNAGNAGTKDGQKPQTQRVTLHQWVSQIATNSLSLPALPPLPPARFSADDDTKPSIRRKKQIRPPADRFTCSVCDKSFPYQSKLMDHERIHTGEKPFMCTACNKSFRTQAFLNNHLKTHSTVRPYACGQCGKCFTKLQSLTKHMLAHSGQKPFYCDICNKGFTQSTYFKRHMECHTSQMTFPCKQCNKSFPTAFKLSNHERWHTRDRPHMCERCGKRFLVPSLLKRHMGYHIGDRQYLCSQCGKTFVYLSDLKRHQQDHVPKAKIPCPVCQKKFSSKYCLRVHLRIHTRERPYRCSICDKTFTQVGNLKVHIRLHTNERPFSCDVCGKTYKLASHLNVHKRTHTCKKPWTCETCGKGFSVPGLLKKHEQLHTRDANPDFPAKRRHRGKHKKQSLKRKFDEEEEGSDDY, translated from the exons ATGGAGAAACGGTCTGATACCACAG GTGTTGGAGGTTACCTTCCCCTGTCCTCCCTTCGCTTGATGGCTTCCCCTCTGCAGCTGACATACTCGTACATATGGCAGGTCATACGGCAGAGAAATGTGAAGCAGTACGGGAAAGTGGAGGAGTTTGTAACCATGGTGACGCAGACTGTTCCTGAGCTCATAAGCTTTAAGCAGACTGCACAGCTCATCTTGGGGTTGAGAGCAAGG GTCATTTTGGATTTGCTTCACAAAGACGGCCCACCAGATTCTAGGGCCATTCAAACTCTCATAAATAAGTTGAAGGTCTCTGCATCTTCAGGG AAGGATCTAGAGGTGGAGAAATCTCAAACAAACTTCATGGTGCTGGTCCAGAATCTGCTTAAAAACCCTGCTGAGAGGAAGCAATTCTTCAAG GAAGTGTTCCCTGTCCAGTACGGCATAAAGTTCGATACAGCGCTTCAGGCTCTCACTGCAGGTCTGGTGTGCAAGCTGGAGCAAGTTCTTCCTGTTCCCAATCTCTCCCAG CTCGGTGCCATGATCGCAGCGGAGCCCTCGGTCCTGGAGGCATGTGGAGGCTTCATCCCAGACGCCGTGGACCTCAAGACTCTCCTCCTGCACCAGCAGGCCAAGGGACTCCTTGGTGTCAGAG caacCATCTCGTCTTCGGTGGGCAACTGTGTGCTCTCTTCACTCGCCTTTCGGCCCAAACCAGTAGaaccaccacccccaccaccacccgcACCACCAGCACCAGAAACCCCGAAGCAATTAGTGGTCCCCCTCAACGAAACCAGCCCAGCCTCCCTCAGTGACCCTGAAGACTTGGGAATGATGTCGGATGAGTCTGACAGCCCAGCAGACGCTGCCACTGGGCCACAGGGCGGAGGGCGGTGCAGTCATAAAACAGCTGATGGCAGTGCTGCGAAGGAAAAGAGTGTCCCAACAGGTCAGGGAGAGAATTTGGTGCAAGAGAAAAGTTGCACACTGAAACCGCCTGCCACAACTCTTAAAAGTGGAGAGGGGGGTGCAGCGCCAGAAGCACTAGATAAACCGGAACCACAGGAGCCACCCTTAAAATCGATCCCTTTTCGAGTAGTTCAAACGCAGATGAAACCCGCCTCCGCCTTACAGAATGCAGGCAATGCGGGAACAAAAGATGGCCAAAAGCCTCAGACTCAGCGAGTCACGTTGCATCAGTGGGTGTCACAGATAGCCACCAACTCGCTCTCGCTCCCAGCGCTGCCACCACTTCCTCCAGCCAGGTTTAGTGCAGATGATGACACGAAGCCAAGCATACGAAGAAAAAAGCAAATCCGGCCGCCCGCGGACAGATTCACTTGCAGCGTGTGTGACAAAAGCTTCCCTTATCAGTCCAAGCTAATGGACCACGAGCGCattcacacaggagagaagcctttCATGTGCACAGCATGCAACAAGAGCTTCCGGACCCAGGCGTTCCTCAACAACCACCTGAAGACCCACAGCACGGTGCGTCCTTACGCCTGCGGCCAGTGCGGGAAGTGTTTCACCAAATTGCAGAGCTTGACGAAGCACATGCTGGCCCACAGCGGTCAAAAGCCCTTCTACTGCGACATCTGCAACAAGGGCTTCACGCAGTCCACCTACTTCAAAAGGCACATGGAGTGCCACACGAGCCAGATGACGTTCCCCTGCAAGCAGTGCAACAAAAGCTTCCCCACGGCTTTCAAGCTGTCGAACCACGAGCGCTGGCACACCCGAGATCGCCCTCACATGTGCGAGCGCTGCGGGAAGAGATTCCTCGTCCCCAGCTTGTTGAAGAGACACATGGGCTACCACATTGGCGACCGTCAGTACCTCTGCTCCCAGTGCGGAAAGACCTTCGTCTATTTGTCTGACCTGAAGAGGCACCAGCAAGACCACGTGCCCAAAGCGAAGATTCCTTGTCCTGTTTGCCAAAAGAAGTTCTCAAGCAAGTACTGCCTGAGGGTCCACCTGAGGATCCACACCAGAGAGAGGCCCTACCGCTGCTCCATATGCGACAAGACCTTCACTCAGGTCGGGAATCTGAAGGTCCACATCAGGTTACACACCAACGAGCGTCCGTTCAGCTGTGACGTGTGCGGCAAGACCTACAAGCTGGCGTCCCACCTGAACGTCCACAAAAGGACTCACACGTGCAAGAAGCCCTGGACGTGCGAGACCTGCGGGAAGGGATTCTCCGTCCCCGGCCTCCTGAAGAAGCACGAGCAGCTGCATACGAGGGACGCGAACCCTGACTTCCCTGCTAAACGGAGACACAGGGGTAAGCACAAGAAGCAATCCCTCAAGAGGAAGTTtgacgaggaagaggagggtaGCGATGATTATTAA
- the LOC117938398 gene encoding uncharacterized protein LOC117938398 produces MRKKILKAPCLLLSLFTSLNLCSGKFGTPITDDVSKLSLLKQNIPSDYEIPVSYIPKEVAGTCWVVLNIYPLEQSLRKLANMFGAISSNQENIIVFIAMLKSLRFTFDHEELETAMQLFQCHYQDGSLMSGLYFDYIKDVLHAASQGTSGLSCKPPPCLNPHQTPGGQKESRDRWTKRTPLLLALIPFTACVVVAVWLVKSGRLLPVCNAENSQTAPSDMVPTVSISIPLQTLTHAADTQPVGEFIPEHESG; encoded by the exons ATGAGGAAGAAA ATCTTGAAAGCACCTTGTCTCCTCTTGAGTCTGTTCACAAGTTTGAATCTCTGCTCCGGAAAATTTGGGACGCCGATAACTGATGATGTGAGCAAGCTGTCGTTATTG AAGCAGAATATCCCGTCTGATTATGAGATTCCTGTTAGTTACATTCCCAAAGAAGTG GCTGGCACGTGCTGGGTGGTGTTAAATATCTATCCTTTGGAGCAAAGTCTTCGAAAGCTGGCCAACATGTTTGGTGCCATCTCCTCCAACCAAGAAAACATCATTGTCTTCATTGCGATGCTGAAGAGTTTACGCTTCACCTTTGACCATGAGGAACTG GAAACAGCGATGCAATTGTTCCAGTGTCACTATCAGGACGGGAGCTTAATGTCTGGTCTTTACTTTGATTACATCAAAGACGTCTTACATGCCGCCTCTCAGGGAACATCTGGCTTGTCATGCAAGCCACCACCGTGCCTTAATCCACATCAAACACCAG GGGGTCAGAAGGAGAGCCGTGACAGATGGACCAAAAGAACCCCCTTGCTTCTGGCTCTCATCCCCTTCACAGCTTGTGTTGTTGTCGCCGTGTGGCTG gtcaAGTCTGGGAGGCTTTTACCAGTGTGCAACGCTGAAAATAGCCAAACGGCACCTTCTGACATGGTCCCAACTGTGTCCATCTCTATCCCACTTCAAACACTCACCCACGCTGCTGACACTCAGCCAGTGGGGGAGTTTATTCCTGAACATGAGAGCGGATGA
- the asb15b gene encoding ankyrin repeat and SOCS box protein 15b isoform X2, which produces MDEQESINEELIKFAIRESLSDAHKLPCLNRKKSNSDNLVKIMAAIHKGDVYGLQELSGCVSAFRESDSRGWLPLHAAAVHPQRDVLYVVLQVLTSTDLTPEELTDDGDTSLTLAAEAGLVENVRMLLQHGASPHNTNSRNESPLLIAVRQSSYDMVLSLVMGGAFVEQVCLTKWTATHEAAKVGCPAILMLLLQHGAKVTVRGEHGVTPLGIAAEYGNTEALEILIQHGGDVSAQSSNGDTVLYDAAGSGNLDCVELLLRHGADPNVASYACQLPIHRAAYEGHILVLRTLIPITAKRAIHLSGQNPIHSAADGGQVKCLELLIQKGYDVNALLGTHISENYGDLRKTPLYFAVSNGDVTCAETLLAAGANPDLDPLRCILVAIRAERYELVQLLLSYGAEVNCYFREINNTLFPTALQYSLRDPVMLQLLLNSGYQAYRCFHCCHGNGEEMDSSWTDLHNQAYQIYSQPNAISFCEFVSVSWVTHLVGSVVRMLLDYVSHVHICPILKRLLENTPQWDEISDTLSKPRSLQHLCRLVIRDHMSLRTLNDPEAVAAVPFPQRLKNYLTYKE; this is translated from the exons ATGGATGAGCAGGAAAGCATAAATGAGGAACTTATCAAGTTTGCCATTCGAGAGAGCCTTTCAGATGCTCACAAGCTGCCATGTTTGAACAG GAAGAAATCAAACAGTGACAACTTAGTCAAGATTATGGCAGCCATTCACAAGG GCGATGTGTATGGGCTGCAGGAGCTGTCAGGTTGTGTGTCTGCCTTCAGAGAGAGCGACAGCAGGGGCTGGCTGCCTCTGCATGCAGCAGCTGTGCATCCACAGCGAGACGTCCTGTATGTGGTGCTGCAGG TGTTGACATCGACAGACCTGACCCCGGAGGAGCTGACAGATGATGGGGACACGTCTCTGACTCTGGCAGCAGAGGCCGGGCTGGTGGAAAATGTCAGGATGCTGCTGCAGCACGGAGCTTCACCACACAACACCAACAGCAGGAACGAGTCCCCTCTGCTGATTG CAGTAAGACAGAGCTCATACGACATGGTTTTATCCCTCGTCATGGGTGGCGCATTTGTGGAGCAGGTGTGTCTGACTAAGTGGACGGCCACACATGAAGCTGCAAAG GTGGGTTGTCCAGCTATTCTGATGCTGCTGCTTCAACACGGGGCCAAAGTAACAGTCAGAGGCGAGCATGGGGTTACTCCTCTGGGGATCGCAGCTGAGTATGGCAACACAGAAGCCTTGGAGATACTCATCCAGCATG GTGGTGATGTGAGTGCCCAGTCCAGCAATGGAGACACTGTCCTGTATGATGCAGCTGGATCGGGAAACCTGGACTGTGTTGAGCTGCTCCTGCGCCACGGAGCCGACCCGAATGTAGCCAGCTACGCCTGTCAGCTGCCCATCCACAGAGCTGCATACGAGGGACACATACT AGTCCTGAGGACTCTCATCCCCATTACGGCAAAAAGAGCTATCCATCTCTCAGGCCAGAACCCCATCCACTCAGCAGCTGACGGGGGACAGGTCAAGTGTCTGGAGCTGCTAATCCAGAAAGGATATGATGTCAACGCCTTGCTGGGAACACACATCTCTG AGAACTACGGGGACCTCAGGAAGACTCCTCTGTACTTTGCTGTTTCCAACGGGGATGTAACCTGTGCTGAGACGCTACTGGCAGCTGGTGCAAACCCTGACCTGGACCCATTACGATGCATCCTGGTCGCTATACGCGCTGAGAG GTATGAGCTGGTGCAGCTGTTGCTGTCCTATGGAGCAGAGGTGAATTGTTACTTCAGAGAGATCAACAACACACTGTTCCCCACTGCACTGCAGTACAGCCTGAGGGACCCTGtcatgctgcagctgctgctcaaCAGCGGATATCAAGCTTACAG GTGTTTccactgttgccatggtaatggtGAAGAAATGGATAGTAGCTGGACTGACCTCCATAACCAAGCCTACCAGATTTACAGTCAACCTAACGCCATCTCA TTCTGCGAGTTTGTATCTGTGTCGTGGGTCACACATCTAGTCGGCAGTGTTGTAAGGATGCTCTTGGACTACGTCAGCCACGTCCACATCTGTCCCATCCTCAAACGCCTCCTGGAGAATACGCCCCAGTGGGATGAGATTTCTGACACACTGA GCAAGCCACGGTCCCTGCAGCACTTGTGTCGGCTGGTAATCAGAGATCACATGAGCCTCAGGACGCTGAATGACCCTGAAGCCGTGGCTGCTGTCCCATTTCCTCAGAGACTGAAAAACTACCTGACCTACAAAGAGTGA
- the asb15b gene encoding ankyrin repeat and SOCS box protein 15b isoform X1, protein MDEQESINEELIKFAIRESLSDAHKLPCLNRKKSNSDNLVKIMAAIHKGDVYGLQELSGCVSAFRESDSRGWLPLHAAAVHPQRDVLYVVLQAVLTSTDLTPEELTDDGDTSLTLAAEAGLVENVRMLLQHGASPHNTNSRNESPLLIAVRQSSYDMVLSLVMGGAFVEQVCLTKWTATHEAAKVGCPAILMLLLQHGAKVTVRGEHGVTPLGIAAEYGNTEALEILIQHGGDVSAQSSNGDTVLYDAAGSGNLDCVELLLRHGADPNVASYACQLPIHRAAYEGHILVLRTLIPITAKRAIHLSGQNPIHSAADGGQVKCLELLIQKGYDVNALLGTHISENYGDLRKTPLYFAVSNGDVTCAETLLAAGANPDLDPLRCILVAIRAERYELVQLLLSYGAEVNCYFREINNTLFPTALQYSLRDPVMLQLLLNSGYQAYRCFHCCHGNGEEMDSSWTDLHNQAYQIYSQPNAISFCEFVSVSWVTHLVGSVVRMLLDYVSHVHICPILKRLLENTPQWDEISDTLSKPRSLQHLCRLVIRDHMSLRTLNDPEAVAAVPFPQRLKNYLTYKE, encoded by the exons ATGGATGAGCAGGAAAGCATAAATGAGGAACTTATCAAGTTTGCCATTCGAGAGAGCCTTTCAGATGCTCACAAGCTGCCATGTTTGAACAG GAAGAAATCAAACAGTGACAACTTAGTCAAGATTATGGCAGCCATTCACAAGG GCGATGTGTATGGGCTGCAGGAGCTGTCAGGTTGTGTGTCTGCCTTCAGAGAGAGCGACAGCAGGGGCTGGCTGCCTCTGCATGCAGCAGCTGTGCATCCACAGCGAGACGTCCTGTATGTGGTGCTGCAGG CAGTGTTGACATCGACAGACCTGACCCCGGAGGAGCTGACAGATGATGGGGACACGTCTCTGACTCTGGCAGCAGAGGCCGGGCTGGTGGAAAATGTCAGGATGCTGCTGCAGCACGGAGCTTCACCACACAACACCAACAGCAGGAACGAGTCCCCTCTGCTGATTG CAGTAAGACAGAGCTCATACGACATGGTTTTATCCCTCGTCATGGGTGGCGCATTTGTGGAGCAGGTGTGTCTGACTAAGTGGACGGCCACACATGAAGCTGCAAAG GTGGGTTGTCCAGCTATTCTGATGCTGCTGCTTCAACACGGGGCCAAAGTAACAGTCAGAGGCGAGCATGGGGTTACTCCTCTGGGGATCGCAGCTGAGTATGGCAACACAGAAGCCTTGGAGATACTCATCCAGCATG GTGGTGATGTGAGTGCCCAGTCCAGCAATGGAGACACTGTCCTGTATGATGCAGCTGGATCGGGAAACCTGGACTGTGTTGAGCTGCTCCTGCGCCACGGAGCCGACCCGAATGTAGCCAGCTACGCCTGTCAGCTGCCCATCCACAGAGCTGCATACGAGGGACACATACT AGTCCTGAGGACTCTCATCCCCATTACGGCAAAAAGAGCTATCCATCTCTCAGGCCAGAACCCCATCCACTCAGCAGCTGACGGGGGACAGGTCAAGTGTCTGGAGCTGCTAATCCAGAAAGGATATGATGTCAACGCCTTGCTGGGAACACACATCTCTG AGAACTACGGGGACCTCAGGAAGACTCCTCTGTACTTTGCTGTTTCCAACGGGGATGTAACCTGTGCTGAGACGCTACTGGCAGCTGGTGCAAACCCTGACCTGGACCCATTACGATGCATCCTGGTCGCTATACGCGCTGAGAG GTATGAGCTGGTGCAGCTGTTGCTGTCCTATGGAGCAGAGGTGAATTGTTACTTCAGAGAGATCAACAACACACTGTTCCCCACTGCACTGCAGTACAGCCTGAGGGACCCTGtcatgctgcagctgctgctcaaCAGCGGATATCAAGCTTACAG GTGTTTccactgttgccatggtaatggtGAAGAAATGGATAGTAGCTGGACTGACCTCCATAACCAAGCCTACCAGATTTACAGTCAACCTAACGCCATCTCA TTCTGCGAGTTTGTATCTGTGTCGTGGGTCACACATCTAGTCGGCAGTGTTGTAAGGATGCTCTTGGACTACGTCAGCCACGTCCACATCTGTCCCATCCTCAAACGCCTCCTGGAGAATACGCCCCAGTGGGATGAGATTTCTGACACACTGA GCAAGCCACGGTCCCTGCAGCACTTGTGTCGGCTGGTAATCAGAGATCACATGAGCCTCAGGACGCTGAATGACCCTGAAGCCGTGGCTGCTGTCCCATTTCCTCAGAGACTGAAAAACTACCTGACCTACAAAGAGTGA
- the lmod2b gene encoding leiomodin-2, whose product MSYFGYRRELSKYEDVDEDELLASLSPEELAELEKELVDIDPDANVPIGLRQRDQTDKTPTGTFSREALMKYWEKETQRLLEDEIGGGSPKKDEEEEEECVTEENSGAEDEKDVENEKEQKKHETQKQKEDINEEEEEEEESEEEEEALTQEEEDQEEEEQEEVEEEQEEEEEEEQDNKLKPEPLKDSGALMSQAETLMLLKPQRVEPMRLTPPPPPADPNATGNPTVVDEALQQALSDHPELTEVNLNNIDDISQETLIRFAEVLRANTHVRVFSLANTRANDPVALAIAKMLRENSSITSLNIESNYVTGKGVMALVQALPGNNTLTELRFHNQRHMCGGQVEMEMVKVLRENHTLIKLGYQFNLPGPRMSMTGILTRNQDRKRQKRLQEQKQQQSQQGGADGAVNPRTTALKGTPSSSPFSSPRASPWSSPKLPRSDLAQKHTPPAPPPPPPPPPPPPPPPPLPPPQQREKKPTRLIAEVIKAHEASSKKVRKTKGKKGKKGKESGKEETSSILKELKNMLKPVSVERRGEEHSRPSTPMRSAHDQLMESIRNSSACSLKRVEIPHYLR is encoded by the exons ATGAGCTATTTTGGGTACCGCCGAGAGTTGAGTAAGTATGAAGACGTGGATGAAGACGAGCTCCTGGCTTCCCTCAGCCCTGAAGAGCTGGCTGAGTTGGAAAAGGAGCTAGTGGACATTGATCCTGACGCCAACGTGCCCATAGGACTTAGACAGAGAGACCAGACGGACAAGACCCCGACAGGCACCTTCAGCAGAGAGGCTCTAATGAAGTATTGGGAAAAGGAGACACAGAGATTGCTGGAGGATGAGATAGGTGGAGGAAGCCCCAAAAAG gatgaagaagaagaggaggagtgtGTGACAGAAGAAAATAGCGGAGCAGAAGACgaaaaagatgttgaaaatgagaaagaacagaaaaagcacgaaacacaaaagcagaaagaagacataaatgaagaggaagaggaggaagaagagagtgaggaagaggaggaagctttaacacaggaggaagaagatcaggaggaggaggagcaggaggaggtggaggaggaacaggaggaggaggaggaggaggaacaagACAATAAATTAAAACCGGAGCCCTTAAAGGATTCTGGGGCTTTAATGTCACAGGCCGAAACCCTGATGCTACTGAAGCCGCAGAGGGTGGAGCCTATGAGACTGactcctccccctccacctGCAGACCCGAACGCGACCGGAAACCCAACAGTTGTCGACGAAGCTCTCCAACAAGCTCTTAGTGACCACCCTGAACTCACAGAGGTTAATCTCAACAACATTGACGACATCTCACAG GAAACCCTAATCCGATTTGCTGAAGTACTGAGGGCCAATACACACGTGCGGGTCTTCAGCCTCGCCAACACCCGGGCCAACGACCCTGTGGCTCTGGCCATTGCTAAAATGCTGAGGGAGAACTCGTCCATCACTAGTCTAAATATAGAGTCTAACTATGTGACTGGAAAGGGTGTGATGGCGCTGGTTCAAGCACTTCCTGGAAACAACACCCTGACTGAGCTTCGGTTCCACAATCAGAGACACATGTGTGGAGGACAG GTAGAGATGGAGATGGTTAAGGTATTGAGGGAAAACCACACTTTGATCAAGCTAGGCTATCAGTTTAACCTGCCTGGTCCCAGGATGAGCATGACGGGGATCCTCACCAGGAACCAGGACCGCAAGAGACAGAAACGGCTGCAGGAgcagaaacagcagcagagcCAACAGGGGGGGGCAGACGGAGCTGTTAACCCCAGAACCACAGCACTG aAAGGAACTCCTAGTTCATCACCTTTCAGCTCACCCAGAGCCTCACCTTGGTCCTCACCCAAACTTCCCCGGAGTGATCTGGCTCAAAAACATACTCCTCctgctccacctcctccccctccaccacctcctcctcccccacctcctcccccaTTGCCACCTCCCCAGCAGCGGGAGAAGAAGCCCACCAGGTTGATTGCGGAGGTCATCAAGGCACACGAGGCAAGCAGCAAGAAGGTGAGAAAGACAAAAGGTAAGAAGGGCAAGAAGGGGAAGGAGTCGGGGAAAGAAGAGACGAGTAGCATCCTGAAGGAGCTCAAGAACATGTTGAAGCCTGTGTCGGTGGAGAGGCGAGGGGAGGAGCACAGCAGGCCGTCCACGCCAATGAGGTCAGCCCACGACCAGCTGATGGAGTCCATTCGCAACAGCAGCGCCTGCAGCTTGAAACGG GTGGAAATCCCACATTATCTACGATAA